One genomic region from Methanonatronarchaeum thermophilum encodes:
- the dapF gene encoding diaminopimelate epimerase — protein sequence MTKTIKFTKMHGNGNDFIIIDEIDQTLIPESKKPNFTKKHCKRKFNIGADGILYLQPSKKADLKMRIFNSDGTEAEMCGNGIRCAAKYTVENKTKNNTVNIETKAGTLEIETKQNNKFWAKVNMGKPLYNRKKIPAKHKGELIKQKINNTNHEVSACNVGVPHAVVQTNDIESIDIMQEAPPIRNNPIFPEGANVNFIQKHKNKILVRTYERGVEAETLSCGTGSVASAAIARKTGLIDKNTIPVETKGGELKIIFQNNTAYMEGPAKTVYEGTLKK from the coding sequence ATGACAAAAACAATAAAATTCACAAAAATGCATGGAAACGGAAACGACTTCATAATAATCGACGAAATCGATCAGACATTGATACCCGAATCAAAAAAACCAAACTTCACAAAAAAACACTGCAAAAGAAAATTCAACATAGGAGCAGACGGAATACTATACCTACAACCATCAAAAAAAGCCGACCTAAAAATGCGTATATTCAATTCAGACGGAACCGAAGCAGAAATGTGTGGAAACGGAATAAGATGCGCAGCAAAATACACAGTCGAAAACAAAACAAAAAACAACACAGTCAACATAGAAACCAAAGCAGGAACACTAGAGATAGAAACAAAACAAAACAACAAGTTTTGGGCCAAAGTAAATATGGGTAAACCACTCTACAACCGAAAAAAAATACCGGCCAAACACAAAGGCGAACTAATAAAACAAAAAATAAACAACACAAACCATGAAGTAAGCGCCTGCAACGTAGGAGTTCCACACGCAGTAGTTCAAACCAACGACATCGAATCAATCGACATAATGCAAGAAGCACCACCCATAAGAAACAACCCCATATTCCCAGAAGGAGCAAACGTCAACTTCATTCAAAAACACAAAAACAAAATATTAGTAAGAACCTACGAAAGAGGAGTAGAAGCAGAAACACTAAGCTGTGGAACAGGGTCAGTAGCATCTGCAGCAATAGCCAGAAAAACAGGTTTAATAGACAAAAACACAATCCCAGTCGAAACAAAAGGAGGAGAACTAAAAATAATCTTCCAAAACAACACCGCATACATGGAAGGCCCAGCCAAAACAGTATACGAAGGAACCCTAAAAAAATAA
- the lysA gene encoding diaminopimelate decarboxylase: MTRPHLKVEKNLKIDGVDTTELAKKHDTPLYVTSGDRIKQKYRKLKQALQNHYPKIRLHYACKANTNINILKILEQEGCHIDAVSTGEIYSALKAGYSPEKILYTGTSVSNQELKYAADKGVMINLDSAHEMRRLSEITSTKVSFRVNPGVGAGHHDHCITGGKESKFGIWEDDIIDTYKEAIDLGLTPIGIHMHIGSGILEVEKFRPAVQKMMELVGKITNEVDIDLEFIDIGGGLGIPYKPNEKPLNIDKFAEMVTKEYKKGLKQHNLNQPILALEPGRYLVGDSSILLTKVNDIKENPFHRYIGIDAGFNTLQRPAMYGSHHGVVNASNPKNAGNYIKNAPKEGVDRKAEIAGPLCESGDIIAQNREITAKAGDILAILDTGAYGYSMASRYNSRPLPAEILIENGETKLIRERETHRDLLSKQKTN, translated from the coding sequence TTGACTAGACCACACCTAAAAGTTGAAAAAAACCTCAAAATAGATGGAGTCGACACAACCGAACTAGCCAAAAAACACGACACACCACTATACGTAACCAGCGGCGACCGAATAAAACAAAAATACAGAAAACTCAAACAAGCACTACAAAACCACTACCCAAAAATAAGACTACATTACGCCTGCAAAGCAAACACAAACATAAACATACTTAAAATACTAGAACAAGAAGGATGCCACATAGACGCTGTAAGCACCGGAGAGATATACAGCGCATTAAAAGCAGGATACTCTCCAGAAAAAATATTATACACCGGCACAAGCGTAAGCAACCAAGAACTAAAATACGCAGCAGACAAAGGCGTCATGATAAACCTCGATAGCGCACACGAAATGCGTAGACTAAGCGAAATAACATCAACCAAAGTAAGCTTCCGCGTAAACCCCGGAGTAGGAGCAGGACACCACGACCACTGCATAACCGGAGGAAAAGAAAGCAAATTCGGTATATGGGAAGACGACATAATAGACACATACAAAGAAGCAATCGACCTAGGACTAACCCCCATAGGAATACACATGCACATAGGCTCCGGAATACTAGAAGTAGAAAAGTTCCGGCCAGCAGTCCAAAAAATGATGGAGTTAGTAGGGAAAATCACCAACGAAGTAGATATAGACCTAGAATTCATAGACATCGGCGGAGGCCTAGGAATACCATACAAACCAAACGAAAAACCACTAAACATCGATAAGTTCGCCGAAATGGTCACCAAAGAATATAAAAAAGGACTCAAACAACACAACCTAAACCAACCCATTCTAGCCTTAGAACCAGGCCGATACTTAGTCGGAGACTCATCCATACTGCTCACAAAAGTAAACGACATAAAAGAAAACCCATTCCACAGATACATAGGTATCGACGCTGGATTCAACACACTACAAAGACCAGCAATGTATGGATCCCACCACGGAGTCGTAAACGCATCAAACCCAAAAAACGCAGGAAACTACATCAAAAACGCACCAAAAGAAGGAGTAGACCGTAAAGCAGAGATAGCTGGACCACTATGTGAATCAGGAGATATAATAGCACAAAACCGAGAGATAACTGCCAAAGCAGGAGATATACTAGCAATACTAGACACCGGTGCATACGGATACAGCATGGCATCAAGATACAACAGCAGGCCATTACCCGCAGAAATACTCATCGAAAACGGTGAAACAAAACTCATTAGAGAAAGAGAAACACACAGAGACCTACTTTCAAAACAGAAAACCAACTAA